One part of the bacterium genome encodes these proteins:
- the murJ gene encoding murein biosynthesis integral membrane protein MurJ → MNKEFSGLHEAAFLLGTAAVVSQILALIRDRIFANEFGAGAALDVYYASFRIPDFIFVSIASFVSVTVLIPFLIKKIGNGEQRGKDFLDSVFTVFFTTIVLVSVVAFFLIPKLTGMLFPGIEGSSRDTLIVLTRIMLLSPILLGLSNLLGSITQTARKFFVYALSPVLYNIGIIIGILCFYPVWGLSGLAYGVVLGALFHLLIQVPTVLRFGLLPTFSRRISFSEIKDVVYLSLPRTIGLSVNQVALLILVSLASRMPEGSIAVFNFSLNLQSVPLAIVGVSYSVAAFPTLAHLFSKNETEKFVNNIVAAARHIIFWSLPILVLFIVLRAQVVRTILGSGAFSWSDTRLTAAALALFAVSLVAQSLILLFVRGYYAAGNTKTPLLVNVISSVLTVVFAYVLVNIFEANFFFRHFMEALLRIEDNPGSIIIMLPFAYSVGMIANALVLFWFFKSDFKNMPSFLRRTFMHSFLGAVTMGFIAYLFLGLFAKIFDINTFFGIFLQGLFSGVLGIVAGVIILKLIKNREVEEVGKALHSKFWKARAIAPDKEEL, encoded by the coding sequence ATGAACAAAGAGTTTAGCGGTCTTCATGAAGCCGCTTTTCTTCTTGGAACGGCTGCAGTTGTCTCACAAATTCTTGCGCTTATTCGTGATCGTATCTTTGCCAACGAGTTTGGTGCGGGTGCGGCGCTTGATGTGTATTACGCCTCGTTTCGGATCCCTGATTTTATTTTTGTTTCCATTGCGTCTTTTGTTTCAGTCACCGTCCTCATTCCGTTTCTTATTAAAAAAATTGGAAATGGAGAGCAGCGCGGCAAGGATTTTCTCGACAGCGTATTTACTGTTTTTTTTACTACGATCGTTCTCGTAAGCGTTGTGGCGTTTTTTCTTATCCCCAAACTTACCGGGATGTTGTTTCCAGGGATCGAGGGATCTTCTCGAGACACACTTATTGTGTTGACAAGGATTATGCTCCTCTCGCCTATTTTGCTCGGTCTCTCAAACCTTTTAGGAAGCATCACTCAAACTGCGAGAAAGTTTTTTGTGTACGCACTTAGTCCGGTTCTCTACAATATCGGCATCATCATAGGGATACTTTGTTTTTATCCGGTATGGGGGCTTTCCGGACTTGCGTATGGTGTTGTATTGGGCGCGCTTTTCCATCTTCTTATTCAAGTTCCCACTGTTCTTCGTTTCGGATTACTCCCCACATTTTCACGCAGAATCAGTTTTTCCGAGATTAAAGATGTGGTGTACCTCTCGCTTCCGCGCACGATCGGTCTTTCGGTCAACCAAGTCGCGCTTCTCATCCTTGTCTCTCTTGCGTCGCGGATGCCGGAAGGTTCGATCGCAGTCTTTAATTTTTCACTCAACCTCCAGTCGGTGCCGCTTGCGATTGTCGGTGTCTCGTATTCGGTTGCGGCATTTCCCACACTCGCGCACCTTTTTTCTAAGAATGAAACAGAAAAATTCGTCAACAACATTGTCGCCGCCGCACGACATATTATATTCTGGTCGCTTCCTATCCTGGTACTTTTTATTGTTCTCCGCGCGCAGGTCGTCCGAACCATATTGGGTTCGGGCGCATTCAGTTGGTCTGATACGAGACTTACTGCCGCGGCGCTTGCGCTCTTCGCTGTCTCACTCGTTGCGCAGTCGCTCATCTTGCTTTTTGTGCGGGGGTATTATGCGGCAGGGAATACTAAAACGCCACTTCTCGTGAATGTCATCTCATCCGTCCTTACTGTAGTATTTGCGTATGTTCTCGTAAATATATTTGAAGCCAATTTTTTCTTTAGGCATTTTATGGAAGCCCTTCTTCGTATTGAAGATAATCCGGGGAGCATTATTATTATGCTTCCGTTTGCATATTCAGTGGGGATGATCGCAAACGCCCTTGTTCTATTCTGGTTTTTCAAAAGCGATTTCAAAAACATGCCCTCATTCTTGCGAAGAACATTTATGCATAGTTTTCTTGGGGCAGTGACCATGGGTTTTATAGCGTATCTTTTCCTTGGCCTCTTTGCTAAAATTTTTGATATCAATACTTTTTTTGGAATTTTCCTCCAGGGGCTTTTCTCCGGCGTGCTCGGCATCGTTGCGGGCGTGATAATCCTTAAACTTATAAAGAACCGGGAAGTTGAAGAAGTTGGAAAAGCGCTTCACTCCAAATTCTGGAAAGCGCGCGCTATTGCGCCGGATAAAGAGGAGCTTTAA
- a CDS encoding septum formation initiator family protein has translation MLQEQKKFHQILYSRPTFILLAVLLLVTLNSTWNIYEKASLAREQKNRLEKELSDLKTRKLELEAKILNLKTERGLEEEIRSRFNVAKQGESVVVVVDPTFPEGTSTQNESGIRGLWHKFLRLFGGQ, from the coding sequence ATGCTTCAGGAACAGAAAAAATTTCATCAAATCTTGTATTCGCGACCCACATTTATTTTACTTGCGGTGCTTCTTTTGGTAACGCTCAACAGTACATGGAATATTTACGAAAAAGCATCTTTAGCCCGCGAACAAAAAAATCGTCTCGAAAAAGAATTATCAGATCTTAAAACTCGCAAATTGGAACTAGAAGCAAAAATTTTAAATCTGAAGACTGAACGCGGATTAGAAGAGGAAATAAGAAGTCGATTTAATGTCGCCAAGCAGGGAGAAAGCGTTGTAGTCGTGGTGGACCCAACTTTTCCCGAAGGGACATCGACACAAAATGAATCGGGCATCAGAGGATTGTGGCATAAATTTTTGCGGTTATTTGGAGGGCAGTAA
- the lepA gene encoding translation elongation factor 4 translates to MNSSQNIRNFSIIAHIDHGKSTLADRMLEVTHTIEKHKMKDQVLDSMDLERERGITIKLQPVRMEHEIDGTHYILNLIDTPGHIDFSYEVSRALKAVEGSLLLVDSTQGVQAQTLTTLGMARELGIAIIPVLTKIDSPLARVKEVSEEVAKLLLCDEKDIIAVSGKTGVGVSLLLREIIKKIPPPKDPSVSTQGLQGLVFDFEYSNHRGIIVYARIFSGSIKKGDSLLLASTKEKFIALEVGIFHPDQREVAELLPGEIGYIVTGIKQPAVAFVGDTITSLKNPEPALLGYMQPRPVVWASLYPESEDGFMLLKQSLLRLKLSDPALSFEEESSGALGRGFRCGFLGMLHLEIIMERLKREHGLELIMTTPSITYEIEYPNGKKEMVYTPVLFPDDGAIKKIYETWVTGKIITPPRCVGAIMQILFEHEAEVGESELFGDDRTAIGFQMPLRELMRNFFDDLKRVSSGYASLSYELGGSREADVVRLDILVADEVVPAFSRVVSRRKVEQETERAVEKLYEVLPRQMFVVKIQGKALGRIISSRTLSAMKKDVTGYLYGGDITRKMKLREKQKKGKKKMREHGKVNIPHDVFLKMMKGDKD, encoded by the coding sequence ATGAATTCGTCTCAAAACATACGAAATTTCAGTATCATTGCTCACATTGATCATGGGAAAAGCACCCTTGCCGACCGGATGCTTGAGGTTACTCATACGATCGAGAAGCATAAAATGAAGGACCAAGTGCTTGATTCAATGGATCTTGAACGTGAGCGGGGAATTACCATTAAATTGCAGCCGGTGCGAATGGAACATGAAATTGATGGTACGCACTATATTTTAAATCTCATCGACACTCCGGGACACATCGACTTTTCATACGAGGTTTCCCGTGCGCTCAAGGCTGTGGAAGGGTCTCTCTTGCTGGTTGATTCAACACAAGGGGTGCAGGCGCAGACACTCACCACACTTGGTATGGCGCGTGAGCTCGGTATTGCGATTATCCCCGTGCTCACGAAGATAGATTCTCCACTCGCGCGCGTCAAGGAAGTTTCCGAGGAAGTTGCAAAACTTCTTCTCTGTGATGAAAAAGATATCATTGCAGTGTCGGGGAAAACAGGCGTGGGTGTCTCCCTACTTCTTCGCGAAATTATAAAGAAAATTCCTCCACCCAAAGACCCAAGCGTCTCTACGCAAGGCTTGCAAGGGCTTGTGTTTGACTTTGAATACTCGAATCATCGAGGCATTATTGTGTACGCACGTATTTTTAGCGGGAGTATTAAAAAAGGGGACAGCCTTCTCCTTGCATCCACAAAAGAAAAATTTATTGCGCTTGAGGTGGGTATTTTTCATCCCGACCAAAGAGAAGTGGCGGAGCTTCTTCCGGGAGAGATCGGTTATATTGTTACCGGCATAAAACAGCCGGCAGTCGCATTTGTCGGTGATACAATCACCTCACTCAAAAATCCGGAACCCGCACTATTGGGATACATGCAGCCACGACCGGTTGTGTGGGCGTCACTCTATCCTGAAAGCGAGGATGGTTTTATGTTGCTTAAGCAATCACTCTTGAGGCTCAAACTTTCTGATCCGGCACTTTCGTTTGAAGAAGAAAGTTCCGGCGCGCTGGGGAGAGGATTCCGGTGCGGGTTTTTGGGGATGCTTCATTTGGAGATCATTATGGAGCGTCTCAAGCGCGAGCATGGGCTCGAGCTTATCATGACCACCCCCTCGATTACTTATGAGATTGAGTATCCAAACGGCAAAAAAGAAATGGTATATACGCCAGTACTTTTTCCTGACGATGGGGCAATAAAGAAAATTTATGAAACATGGGTGACGGGGAAAATAATCACTCCGCCTCGATGTGTTGGCGCGATTATGCAAATACTTTTTGAACACGAAGCTGAAGTGGGCGAGTCGGAACTATTCGGCGACGATCGCACCGCAATCGGATTTCAGATGCCCTTGCGCGAGCTCATGAGGAATTTTTTCGATGATCTCAAGCGTGTGTCATCAGGGTACGCGTCGCTTTCATATGAGCTTGGTGGTTCGCGCGAAGCTGATGTGGTACGGCTTGATATCTTGGTTGCAGACGAAGTGGTACCTGCATTTTCCCGTGTTGTATCCAGACGAAAAGTAGAACAGGAAACAGAGCGAGCTGTTGAGAAACTGTATGAAGTACTGCCTCGCCAGATGTTCGTCGTCAAAATCCAAGGGAAGGCGCTCGGACGCATTATTTCCTCACGAACGCTCTCGGCGATGAAAAAAGACGTTACTGGGTATCTCTATGGAGGCGATATAACTCGAAAAATGAAACTTCGAGAGAAACAAAAGAAAGGAAAAAAGAAGATGCGCGAGCACGGAAAAGTTAATATCCCGCACGATGTATTCCTTAAAATGATGAAGGGGGATAAGGACTAG
- a CDS encoding tetratricopeptide repeat protein encodes MDENTQVPFNTEISPGAEFKESRSDKSVFSMLLALVVLLPIFFIPQSILEVSKSVLISTFVMGCFFLWLIGRMKDGRFVFPKSLLLLSGLMLPLVFFVSSIFSEVPRASFFGLGYETGTFSTIFILFLFMFLVSIFFQQQTRIFYLYLAFLVSFAIVFLYQIGIISFALLSWLPEKFLSAVPANLIGKWTDLATFSGLILIVSLSAFEIIALRKTLKIFLSVIMALALTVLIIINFSLLWIIIGLFSLVISVYMLSFSLGNGKEGTSLTLRKFPIASLGILLLSLICVLGSGMVNDVRSRTIPINIPTEIIRPSWQGTFEVGKSALREDPIFGIGPNRFLNTWLSYKPSEVNQSTLWDVDFDSGIGLIPTFAITTGAIGIIAWLLFLGLFLYCGFTAILSVAVGKISHYLLFSSFLGALYLWIVSLFYVPNIVIFSLAFLMTGVFIAVLTEAGIGKNYNFSFLKDPRVGFISVLTLILFIVGTVAGGYFLFQKFLSVVSFQKGLIASQRGDIEKTLESISRAITLSEYDVYYRNLSAANIVHLKGILSQEGVSQDTIKTQFQSESRYVIANALRARDLDPTNYQNWVALGNAYETLAPFGVEGAHEEAKKAYDKAITLNPKSPALLLARARIDLDKNKEESKKYIAQALALKSDYTDAIFVLSQIQADEGNLKSAIASTEVASVISPNSIGVFFQLGFLRYKNRDWQGAISAFERALELSPLYSNARYFLGLSYDKLGKTSSAIDQFKKIQELNPDNAEVREVLLNLRAGRDPFESQAPTQAPEKRTEPPLKDR; translated from the coding sequence ATGGACGAAAACACTCAAGTTCCTTTCAATACAGAAATCTCTCCAGGGGCAGAATTTAAAGAATCAAGATCAGACAAAAGCGTTTTTTCTATGCTGTTGGCCCTCGTAGTACTTTTACCGATTTTCTTTATTCCTCAATCAATACTTGAAGTAAGTAAAAGTGTGCTCATCTCAACATTTGTTATGGGATGTTTTTTCCTTTGGCTGATTGGACGCATGAAGGATGGCAGATTCGTATTTCCCAAAAGCCTCCTACTTTTATCGGGGCTCATGCTTCCTCTTGTTTTTTTTGTTTCATCGATTTTTTCTGAAGTTCCCCGTGCGTCATTTTTTGGTCTTGGATATGAAACGGGGACATTCAGCACGATTTTTATTTTATTTCTGTTCATGTTTCTCGTGTCAATTTTCTTTCAACAACAAACACGGATTTTTTATTTATATTTAGCATTTCTTGTATCATTTGCTATTGTATTTCTTTATCAAATAGGAATTATTTCATTCGCGCTGCTCTCTTGGTTACCGGAGAAATTCCTTTCTGCCGTACCGGCAAATCTCATAGGAAAGTGGACCGACTTAGCTACATTTTCCGGTCTTATTCTCATTGTGTCTCTCAGTGCATTTGAAATTATTGCGCTCCGCAAGACGCTCAAGATATTTCTATCGGTTATTATGGCACTAGCTCTCACGGTACTCATCATAATAAATTTTTCACTCCTTTGGATTATTATCGGGTTATTTTCGTTGGTTATTTCCGTTTACATGCTTTCATTTAGTTTGGGAAATGGCAAAGAAGGCACAAGTCTTACGTTGAGAAAATTTCCCATTGCGTCACTCGGAATACTTCTCTTGTCACTTATTTGTGTTCTGGGAAGTGGAATGGTGAATGATGTTCGCAGTAGAACTATCCCAATAAATATTCCAACAGAAATTATTCGTCCATCTTGGCAGGGAACTTTTGAGGTCGGAAAAAGCGCTCTGCGCGAAGATCCGATATTTGGAATTGGTCCCAATCGATTCTTAAATACATGGCTTTCTTATAAACCAAGCGAAGTTAATCAATCAACGCTTTGGGATGTGGATTTTGATTCGGGAATCGGTCTTATTCCAACATTTGCGATAACAACAGGGGCTATTGGAATCATTGCGTGGCTTTTGTTTTTAGGTCTTTTCCTCTACTGTGGGTTCACGGCGATTCTTTCGGTTGCTGTAGGGAAAATTTCACACTACCTTCTTTTCTCATCGTTTCTTGGTGCTTTATACCTTTGGATTGTTTCATTGTTTTATGTTCCCAATATCGTTATTTTTTCTTTAGCGTTTCTTATGACGGGGGTATTTATAGCGGTATTGACCGAAGCGGGAATCGGAAAGAATTATAATTTTTCATTTCTCAAAGATCCTCGCGTTGGTTTTATTTCAGTTCTTACCCTCATTCTCTTTATTGTTGGAACAGTGGCTGGCGGGTATTTCTTGTTTCAAAAATTTCTTTCTGTAGTATCTTTTCAAAAAGGGTTGATCGCTAGTCAGCGGGGGGATATAGAAAAAACCCTTGAATCAATCTCTCGTGCGATTACTCTTTCTGAATACGATGTTTATTACCGTAATCTTTCCGCAGCAAACATCGTACATTTAAAGGGAATTCTTTCTCAAGAAGGTGTATCGCAAGATACCATCAAAACGCAATTTCAGTCTGAATCTCGATATGTTATTGCTAACGCACTTCGGGCGCGCGATCTTGATCCGACCAATTATCAAAACTGGGTAGCTCTTGGTAATGCCTATGAAACACTTGCTCCATTTGGGGTAGAGGGTGCTCATGAGGAAGCAAAGAAGGCATATGACAAGGCAATCACACTTAATCCAAAAAGTCCCGCGTTACTCCTTGCTCGGGCACGTATCGATCTTGATAAAAATAAAGAAGAGTCTAAAAAATATATTGCACAAGCGCTCGCACTCAAGAGCGATTATACTGATGCAATTTTTGTTCTATCCCAAATTCAGGCAGATGAAGGAAATCTAAAAAGCGCCATAGCTTCCACAGAAGTTGCATCCGTAATTTCCCCCAACAGCATCGGAGTCTTTTTTCAGCTTGGATTCCTGCGCTACAAAAATAGGGATTGGCAAGGGGCGATATCGGCGTTTGAACGAGCACTTGAACTTTCGCCATTATATTCAAATGCACGTTATTTCCTCGGACTTTCATATGACAAATTAGGAAAGACATCTTCTGCCATTGATCAATTTAAAAAAATTCAAGAGCTCAATCCCGACAATGCTGAAGTGCGAGAAGTGCTCTTGAATCTAAGGGCGGGAAGAGACCCGTTTGAATCTCAAGCACCAACTCAAGCCCCGGAAAAAAGAACTGAACCGCCACTCAAAGATCGATAG